In a genomic window of Mycolicibacter heraklionensis:
- a CDS encoding ATP-binding protein → MATPVVSREVESRQIAEFLGSVPAGPAALILEGEAGIGKTTVWLAALDHAEQLGYRVLSSRAAPAESVLAFSSLAALLETVDDSVLAGLATQQRLAIDRVLLRVSTDGPVTDQRATTAAFVRVVERLSEDSPVLLALDDLQWVDPPSKQVVSAAVRRLTGPVGLLATVRTGAGEPPVGLTLRAPGLVRHIGLGPLSPGALHSVLLGRLGRSFSRPKLLEIHQVSAGNPFYALELARTIDDESAHTATSLPATLEGLVRAKIGSLTPEVRQVLLTAACLPHPTVGLIRSALDTDPGRIVALLKEAEVKGIIEISGEQLHFAHPLLARGTYRDATPADRRAMHRRLAGIVDDPELKARHLALATTAGDPLTLQALDTGAELARIRGAPTAAAELLELAIGLGGDTPQRRISAAIHHFNAGDATRARALLNEVIARSESGPARSEALRLLGLWSLLDGSSRDAAELLGRALDEAGDDLALRVQILVPLAFAEVNSRRHDHAARSAEDAVTAAMQLPQGQLLSQALSMSVLVRFLLGDGLDESTLARALDFEDPELPMSSLLGPSVHSAALTAATGHLDKAAEQLLNIRQRYLESGEESELILVAFHNGLNELWRGDFAKATLIAEDAMERALLLERDLPLAVALMLRAAASSYTGAESDARRDSVEAIRICRRCDSPELVAVWPTTTLGFLDVTVGNYSAALATLQPRLLALQSTPKATEIFLAPFLPDAIEAMVHVGRLDDAGPLVELLESNGRRLDRAWMRAAGGRCRALLLAATGDIDAAVDVAQQALDQHDRVPMPFERARTELVLGQILRRQRKREAASRTLQNALASFEELGTPLWAQRAREDLQRASGTRRHDRLTASEQRVAELAATGATIREIAAALFISQKTVESNLSRIYRKLGIRSRAELGRVMSETAPTW, encoded by the coding sequence ATGGCCACGCCGGTAGTGAGCCGTGAGGTGGAGTCGCGCCAGATTGCCGAGTTCCTCGGCTCGGTGCCGGCTGGGCCGGCCGCGCTCATCCTGGAAGGCGAAGCAGGCATCGGAAAGACCACCGTCTGGCTGGCCGCCCTCGATCACGCCGAACAACTCGGCTACCGGGTGCTGTCGTCCCGGGCGGCTCCCGCGGAGTCGGTCCTGGCGTTTTCCTCGTTGGCCGCGCTGCTCGAAACGGTGGACGACTCCGTATTGGCCGGCTTGGCAACACAACAGCGTTTGGCCATCGATCGGGTCTTGTTGCGCGTCAGCACCGACGGACCGGTCACAGATCAGCGCGCGACGACGGCAGCGTTTGTCCGGGTGGTGGAGCGGCTGTCCGAAGACTCTCCGGTCCTGTTGGCATTGGACGACTTGCAGTGGGTCGATCCGCCCAGCAAGCAGGTGGTCTCGGCAGCGGTGCGACGGCTGACCGGCCCCGTTGGTCTGCTCGCCACTGTGCGCACCGGCGCCGGCGAACCACCGGTTGGGCTGACACTGCGCGCGCCGGGCCTGGTGCGTCATATCGGTCTGGGTCCCTTGAGCCCGGGTGCGCTGCACAGCGTGCTGCTCGGACGGCTGGGCAGGTCGTTCTCCCGCCCGAAGCTGCTGGAAATCCACCAGGTCTCGGCGGGAAATCCCTTCTACGCGCTCGAGCTGGCCCGAACCATTGACGACGAGTCCGCTCACACCGCTACGTCGTTGCCCGCAACCTTGGAGGGGTTGGTGCGGGCCAAGATCGGCAGCCTGACACCGGAAGTCAGGCAAGTACTGCTTACCGCGGCGTGTCTCCCCCACCCGACAGTCGGGTTGATCAGGAGCGCCCTTGACACCGACCCCGGCCGCATCGTCGCACTGCTGAAGGAAGCCGAAGTCAAGGGCATCATCGAAATCTCGGGCGAACAGCTCCATTTCGCCCACCCACTGTTGGCCCGTGGCACTTACCGCGATGCGACACCGGCGGATCGCCGGGCAATGCACCGACGGTTGGCCGGGATCGTTGACGATCCTGAACTCAAGGCCAGGCATCTCGCGCTCGCCACCACGGCCGGCGACCCGCTCACCCTGCAGGCCCTGGATACCGGCGCCGAGTTGGCGCGGATTCGGGGAGCACCGACCGCGGCTGCCGAACTTCTTGAACTTGCGATCGGCCTCGGCGGAGACACACCGCAGCGCCGAATCTCAGCGGCCATACACCATTTCAACGCGGGCGACGCTACGCGCGCCCGAGCGCTACTCAATGAGGTGATCGCTCGATCGGAATCGGGACCCGCACGATCAGAGGCGTTACGACTGCTCGGGCTCTGGAGCCTGCTCGATGGCAGTTCCCGCGATGCCGCTGAGCTGCTGGGCCGAGCACTCGACGAGGCCGGCGACGATCTCGCCCTGCGGGTGCAGATCCTGGTGCCGCTCGCGTTCGCAGAAGTCAACTCCCGCCGTCATGACCATGCCGCCCGTAGTGCCGAGGATGCCGTCACGGCCGCGATGCAGCTACCGCAGGGGCAGCTGTTGAGCCAGGCGCTCAGCATGTCCGTGCTCGTCCGGTTCCTGCTCGGCGACGGCCTGGACGAGAGCACTTTGGCTCGGGCGCTGGATTTCGAAGATCCCGAGCTTCCGATGTCGTCGTTGCTCGGGCCATCGGTGCACAGTGCGGCGCTGACGGCAGCGACCGGTCACCTGGACAAGGCCGCAGAACAGCTGCTGAACATCAGACAGCGCTACCTCGAGAGCGGTGAGGAAAGCGAACTGATTCTGGTCGCGTTCCACAACGGCCTCAACGAGCTCTGGCGCGGAGACTTCGCCAAGGCGACCCTGATCGCCGAGGATGCCATGGAACGGGCATTGCTTCTCGAGCGCGATCTCCCGCTCGCGGTTGCACTGATGCTGCGGGCCGCGGCGTCCTCCTACACAGGTGCCGAATCCGATGCTCGCCGCGATTCCGTTGAGGCGATTCGCATCTGCCGACGTTGTGACTCGCCGGAACTGGTGGCGGTATGGCCCACCACCACACTGGGGTTTCTGGACGTAACAGTAGGCAACTACTCAGCTGCCCTCGCGACACTGCAACCACGACTGCTCGCCCTGCAATCGACGCCGAAGGCCACCGAGATCTTCCTCGCGCCGTTCCTGCCCGACGCCATCGAGGCCATGGTCCACGTCGGCCGACTCGACGACGCCGGGCCCCTTGTCGAATTGCTCGAAAGCAACGGTCGCCGGCTGGACCGTGCCTGGATGCGCGCAGCCGGCGGACGCTGCCGGGCGCTGTTGTTGGCAGCCACCGGCGACATAGATGCCGCCGTCGACGTGGCGCAGCAGGCCCTCGACCAACATGACCGTGTGCCAATGCCGTTCGAACGCGCTCGTACCGAGCTGGTGTTGGGCCAGATCCTGAGGCGGCAACGCAAACGCGAAGCGGCCTCCAGAACACTGCAGAATGCACTGGCCAGCTTCGAGGAACTCGGAACTCCGCTCTGGGCACAACGTGCACGCGAGGATCTGCAACGGGCAAGTGGCACCAGGCGCCATGATCGACTCACCGCATCTGAACAACGCGTCGCCGAACTCGCGGCCACCGGCGCAACTATCCGCGAGATAGCCGCCGCCCTGTTCATCAGCCAGAAGACGGTGGAGTCCAATCTCAGCCGGATCTATCGCAAACTCGGCATCCGCTCACGCGCCGAACTCGGCCGAGTCATGAGCGAGACCGCACCGACCTGGTGA
- a CDS encoding MmpS family transport accessory protein → MATKYPPRLIGPVVAAAFAGFTGAAVAVADPLPYGPDTCIQGYVWREAIPNDHVCVTPAVRARTQQENSTVAERRDPTGAYGSNTCKQGYVWREAFDGDVVCVTPDIRSATKADNAAAASRVQSASQSQDKTGGQVRFELTGSGTADTIDIDPGGRVYGASAPWGKSVSAGPNDSLLQMVVVVKDGSLGCRITLDGKVVNEQPAGQAPHCIYDRS, encoded by the coding sequence ATGGCAACCAAGTATCCGCCCCGGTTGATAGGCCCAGTGGTGGCCGCGGCATTCGCCGGCTTCACGGGAGCTGCGGTGGCAGTGGCCGACCCATTGCCGTACGGGCCCGATACATGTATCCAGGGCTACGTCTGGCGTGAGGCGATCCCGAATGACCATGTCTGTGTGACCCCGGCTGTGCGCGCCCGCACCCAGCAGGAGAACAGCACCGTTGCCGAACGTCGTGACCCCACAGGCGCTTACGGGTCGAACACCTGCAAGCAGGGCTACGTGTGGCGGGAGGCGTTCGACGGCGACGTCGTGTGCGTGACGCCGGACATCCGCTCGGCGACCAAGGCCGACAACGCCGCTGCGGCATCTCGGGTGCAGTCGGCATCTCAGTCGCAGGACAAAACCGGCGGCCAGGTCCGGTTCGAGCTGACCGGATCGGGCACGGCCGACACCATCGACATCGACCCCGGTGGTCGGGTCTACGGCGCATCAGCACCGTGGGGCAAATCTGTCAGCGCGGGGCCCAACGACAGCTTGCTTCAAATGGTTGTGGTGGTCAAAGACGGTTCGTTGGGTTGTCGGATCACGTTGGACGGCAAGGTCGTCAACGAACAACCAGCGGGGCAGGCTCCGCACTGCATCTACGACAGGTCATGA